A window of the Brassica oleracea var. oleracea cultivar TO1000 chromosome C1, BOL, whole genome shotgun sequence genome harbors these coding sequences:
- the LOC106327888 gene encoding two-pore potassium channel 1-like isoform X1, whose translation MSNHSAPLLARGHLDPMDQDLNQNSLTSSRKRRLRRCRSAPRGDCMYNDDEDVKTDEPPPHRSIIPMFRDLNPNLREVILFFVLYLTTGTLCFYLVRNQISGNKTNGVLDAIYFCVVTMTTVGYGDLVPSSSTSRLLACAFVFSGMVLVGHLLSRAADYLVERQETLLAKAFDLHKTVGPTEILKELHTKLRHKCYVTFLVLVVLVLVGTIFLVMFEKMPVIEAFYCVCSTVTTLGYGDRSFNSGTGRLFAVFWILTSTICLAQFFLYVAELNAETKQRELVKWVLTRRITNNDLEAADLDGDGVIVAAEFILYKLKEMGKIDEEDIDGILQEFEQLDYDDSGTLTNSDLILSQTTS comes from the exons ATGTCTAACCATTCAGCTCCATTGTTAGCTAGGGGGCATTTAGATCCCATGGATCAAGACTTGAACCAAAACTCATTAACTTCTTCAAGAAAAAGAAGATTGCGTCGTTGTAGAAGCGCTCCTCGGGGTGATTGTATGTACAATGATGATGAAGATGTCAAAACCGACGAACCACCTCCTCATCGGAGTATAATCCCAATGTTCAGGGATCTAAACCCGAATCTCAGGGAAGTGATCTTGTTCTTTGTTTTATACCTAACCACTGGTACACTCTGTTTCTACCTCGTGAGAAACCAGATCTCCGGTAATAAGACCAACGGTGTGTTGGATGCCATCTATTTCTGTGTTGTAACAATGACAACCGTTGGATATGGTGATCTTGTCCCTAGTAGTTCAACCTCAAGGCTACTTGCTTGTGCGTTTGTCTTTTCGGGAATGGTCCTTGTGGGTCACCTTTTAAGTCGAGCAGCAGATTACTTAGTGGAGAGGCAAGAGACTTTGCTTGCTAAGGCTTTCGATTTGCACAAAACAGTTGGTCCAACAGAAATTCTCAAGGAGTTGCATACTAAGTTGAGACACAAATGCTATGTGACATTTCTTGTCCTTGTAGTTCTCGTCCTTGTCGGTACGATTTTCCTTGTAATGTTTGAGAAAATGCCGGTTATTGAAGCTTTCTACTGTGTTTGTTCCACCGTTACAACATTGGGTTATGGAGATAGGAGCTTTAACTCGGGAACCGGACGTCTTTTCGCTGTGTTTTGGATCTTGACGAGCACGATATGTTTGGCTCAGTTTTTCCTCTATGTAGCTGAGCTAAATGCAGAAACCAAACAGAGAGAGTTAGTGAAATGGGTTTTAACAAGGAGAATCACAAACAATGATCTCGAAGCAGCTGATCTTGATGGAGATGGAGTTATCGT AGCTGCGGAGTTTATATTATATAAACTAAAAGAAATGGGGAAGATTGATGAGGAAGATATTGATGGGATATTGCAAGAGTTTGAGCAACTTGATTACGATGATTCGGGAACTCTGACGAATTCTGATCTCATTCTTTCTCAAACGACGTCTTAG
- the LOC106327888 gene encoding two-pore potassium channel 1-like isoform X2, whose product MDQDLNQNSLTSSRKRRLRRCRSAPRGDCMYNDDEDVKTDEPPPHRSIIPMFRDLNPNLREVILFFVLYLTTGTLCFYLVRNQISGNKTNGVLDAIYFCVVTMTTVGYGDLVPSSSTSRLLACAFVFSGMVLVGHLLSRAADYLVERQETLLAKAFDLHKTVGPTEILKELHTKLRHKCYVTFLVLVVLVLVGTIFLVMFEKMPVIEAFYCVCSTVTTLGYGDRSFNSGTGRLFAVFWILTSTICLAQFFLYVAELNAETKQRELVKWVLTRRITNNDLEAADLDGDGVIVAAEFILYKLKEMGKIDEEDIDGILQEFEQLDYDDSGTLTNSDLILSQTTS is encoded by the exons ATGGATCAAGACTTGAACCAAAACTCATTAACTTCTTCAAGAAAAAGAAGATTGCGTCGTTGTAGAAGCGCTCCTCGGGGTGATTGTATGTACAATGATGATGAAGATGTCAAAACCGACGAACCACCTCCTCATCGGAGTATAATCCCAATGTTCAGGGATCTAAACCCGAATCTCAGGGAAGTGATCTTGTTCTTTGTTTTATACCTAACCACTGGTACACTCTGTTTCTACCTCGTGAGAAACCAGATCTCCGGTAATAAGACCAACGGTGTGTTGGATGCCATCTATTTCTGTGTTGTAACAATGACAACCGTTGGATATGGTGATCTTGTCCCTAGTAGTTCAACCTCAAGGCTACTTGCTTGTGCGTTTGTCTTTTCGGGAATGGTCCTTGTGGGTCACCTTTTAAGTCGAGCAGCAGATTACTTAGTGGAGAGGCAAGAGACTTTGCTTGCTAAGGCTTTCGATTTGCACAAAACAGTTGGTCCAACAGAAATTCTCAAGGAGTTGCATACTAAGTTGAGACACAAATGCTATGTGACATTTCTTGTCCTTGTAGTTCTCGTCCTTGTCGGTACGATTTTCCTTGTAATGTTTGAGAAAATGCCGGTTATTGAAGCTTTCTACTGTGTTTGTTCCACCGTTACAACATTGGGTTATGGAGATAGGAGCTTTAACTCGGGAACCGGACGTCTTTTCGCTGTGTTTTGGATCTTGACGAGCACGATATGTTTGGCTCAGTTTTTCCTCTATGTAGCTGAGCTAAATGCAGAAACCAAACAGAGAGAGTTAGTGAAATGGGTTTTAACAAGGAGAATCACAAACAATGATCTCGAAGCAGCTGATCTTGATGGAGATGGAGTTATCGT AGCTGCGGAGTTTATATTATATAAACTAAAAGAAATGGGGAAGATTGATGAGGAAGATATTGATGGGATATTGCAAGAGTTTGAGCAACTTGATTACGATGATTCGGGAACTCTGACGAATTCTGATCTCATTCTTTCTCAAACGACGTCTTAG
- the LOC106336242 gene encoding uncharacterized protein LOC106336242 → MAVKTDMSKAYDRIEWDFLLEVLTRFGFHAIWITWIMECVTTVSYSFLINGAAQGWVTPSRGLRQGDPLSPYLFILFSEVFSGLCRNAQEKGELIGVKVAQNCPAINHLLFTDDTMFFLRSNPSSRTTFLKILRLYEEALGQCINRGKSSVTFSSKTPPEVKDRVKACLRIEKEGGTRKYLRLPEHFGRRKRDIFTSIVDRIRQKSHSWYSRYLSGAGKLILLKSVLAALPTYAMYCFKLLLSLCKQIQSALTRFWWDLSSEVRKMASWKRLTLPKSCGGLGFREIEQFNDALLAKITWRILSNPESLLAQTLLGKYCLHDLLMTLNASSSCSHGWRGVLVGREVLRKGMSWIVGIGSSINVWTDPWLSLDRPLSPNGPPTSANIVLLVADLIHPVTGEWNLAAIRSHLPHYEDLIKKIVLSSCGMSDSLVWLPEKSGTYSTKTGYALTKLNVDAGMLDDFDWKKCVWQVKTSPKIQHFLWKTKNRILPVGSVLQERGMGVDPNCKRCGALETPLHVLLMCPYATSVWEETSGIYKPDSTTVTSIPLLVQTCRRMITLPPTGLGDVTLYPWTLWNLWTNRNKLLFEDKNFSVEETILKSVQDARKWKEAQDSLPKKTLSQSVMRHGVTPPTDVVVHKTDDVSDYVYSSHRRNVTSALVAEALAIKAAIAWVAASSSLNQRPVVVLSDAKVLVDLLNAKKVDVKLQSALYDIYALARHLVSISFKFIPRLENFVADLVAKSALFNFVKSSIME, encoded by the exons ATGGCTGTGAAGACGGACATGAGCAAGGCGTACGATAGGATCGAATGGGATTTTCTCCTGGAAGTTCTTACCCGATTCGGCTTCCATGCCATATGGATCACGTGGATCATGGAGTGTGTTACCACAGTCTCTTACTCCTTTCTCATTAATGGAGCAGCCCAGGGTTGGGTCACACCCTCGAGAGGCCTGAGACAAGGAGACCCGCTGTCACCTTACCTTTTCATCCTTTTTTCGGAGGTCTTTTCCGGTTTATGCAGAAACGCACAAGAAAAGGGAGAATTGATCGGCGTCAAAGTGGCTCAAAACTGTCCCGCCATAAACCACCTACTTTTTACGGATGATACCATGTTCTTTCTACGCTCCAACCCGTCCAGCCGTACCACCTTCCTCAAGATATTGCGACTGTACGAAGAGGCTTTGGGTCAATGCATAAACCGTGGTAAATCCTCTGTTACTTTCTCCTCCAAAACTCCCCCGGAGGTGAAAGATCGTGTCAAAGCATGTCTGCGTATTGAGAAAGAAGGAGGTACCAGGAAGTACCTTCGACTCCCGGAACACTTTGGAAGAAGGAAACGCGACATCTTTACAAGCATTGTGGACAGAATCCGACAAAAATCTCATAGCTGGTATAGTCGCTATCTCTCGGGTGCAGGGAAACTTATTCTCCTCAAATCAGTCTTGGCAGCCCTCCCCACCTATGCAATGTATTGTTTTAAACTCCTGCTATCCCTGTGTAAACAGATACAATCCGCGTTGACTAGGTTTTGGTGGGATCTGTCATCGGAAGTTCGGAAAATGGCTTCTTGGAAACGGCTTACCCTCCCGAAGAGTTGCGGTGGTCTAGGCTTCAGGGAAATAGAACAATTTAATGATGCGCTTCTTGCCAAAATCACCTGGAGAATCCTCAGTAACCCAGAGTCTTTACTAGCGCAAACCCTGCTGGGCAAATACTGCCTCCATGATCTACTCATGACGTTGAATGCGTCAAGCTCTTGCTCCCATGGGTGGCGAGGAGTACTTGTGGGAAGAGAAGTTCTGCGTAAGGGGATGAGTTGGATTGTCGGCATTGGTTCCAGCATCAATGTATGGACAGACCCATGGCTCTCCTTAGACCGCCCCTTGTCACCAAATGGCCCCCCAACATCAGCGAATATCGTTCTCTTAGTTGCTGATCTGATCCATCCCGTTACAGGAGAGTGGAACCTGGCAGCCATCCGATCTCACCTCCCTCATTATGAGGATCTGATCAAAAAAATTGTTCTAAGCTCTTGCGGTATGTCGGACTCCTTGGTGTGGTTACCTGAGAAATCAGGAACTTACTCTACTAAAACCGGCTATGCCCTCACAAAACTCAATGTTGATGCGGGAATGTTGGATGACTTTGACTGGAAGAAATGTGTTTGGCAGGTGAAGACTTCTCCAAAGATTCAACACTTCTTATGGAAAACCAAAAACAGAATACTACCTGTTGGTTCTGTTCTCCAAGAAAGAGGCATGGGAGTCGATCCAAACTGCAAGAGGTGCGGTGCCCTAGAGACTCCACTTCACGTCCTCCTTATGTGCCCTTATGCGACAAGTGTTTGGGAGGAGACGTCGGGAATCTACAAACCGGACAGTACAACTGTCACCTCTATACCACTTCTCGTCCAAACATGTCGTCGAATGATAACTCTACCCCCTACAGGTCTTGGGGATGTGACTCTATACCCATGGACGTTGTGGAACCTGTGGACAAACCGTAACAAACTCCTCTTCGAGGATAAAAATTTCTCTGTTGAAGAGACAATACTTAAATCAGTTCAAGATGCTCGAAAGTGGAAAGAAGCGCAGGATTCCCTCCCAAAGAAAACGTTATCACAAAGTGTG ATGCGGCATGGAGTCACACCTCCCACTGATGTGGTGGTCCACAAGACAGATGATGTTTCAGACTATGTCTACTCGTCTCACCGCCGAAATGTTACCTCTGCCCTTGTAGCGGAGGCATTGGCGATCAAGGCTGCCATTGCTTGGGTAGCTGCGTCTTCATCCCTGAATCAACGTCCAGTCGTGGTTCTCTCGGATGCGAAGGTCCTCGTCGATCTTCTCAATGCGAAGAAGGTTGACGTCAAGCTCCAAAGTGCTCTCTATGACATTTATGCTCTAGCTAGACACTTGGTTTCTATCTCCTTTAAGTTTATTCCCCGCTTAGAAAACTTTGTTGCTGATTTGGTGGCAAAATCAGCTTTGTTTAATTTTGTAAAATCCTCCATCATGGAGTAA